A single Cupriavidus sp. D39 DNA region contains:
- a CDS encoding FadR/GntR family transcriptional regulator yields the protein MSKDPKPKISGTRRVKRSDQVVTDIKRWIVQTHQKVGDKLPQEAALIEQMGVARGTVREALAALQVQGLVTVSTGPNGGATLAQPSYDRCLEAVSNFLYFQPVDIATLYALRRAVEPELAANVALRLTDADLADLDALIGLSHPAHGGSADWNERREADLLFHDRLTDACSSPMLALFCRLLNDIIRRVIVVRNAQESFDRFDDEIIHSHSGLMDAFRARDADRARALMHEHMEHAEALALEAESRVDRGSLLMHPSD from the coding sequence ATGTCAAAGGATCCCAAGCCCAAGATATCGGGCACCAGGCGCGTGAAGCGCTCCGACCAGGTGGTCACCGACATCAAGCGCTGGATCGTCCAGACGCACCAGAAGGTGGGGGACAAGCTGCCGCAGGAGGCCGCGCTCATCGAGCAGATGGGCGTGGCGCGCGGGACCGTGCGCGAGGCGCTGGCCGCCTTGCAGGTGCAGGGCCTGGTCACCGTCAGCACCGGGCCCAACGGCGGCGCCACGCTGGCGCAGCCTTCGTACGACCGCTGCCTGGAAGCCGTCTCCAACTTCCTCTACTTCCAGCCGGTCGATATCGCCACGCTCTACGCCTTGCGGCGCGCGGTGGAGCCCGAGCTGGCTGCCAACGTGGCACTGCGCCTGACCGACGCCGACCTGGCCGATCTCGATGCGCTGATCGGCCTGAGCCATCCGGCGCACGGCGGCAGCGCGGACTGGAACGAGCGGCGCGAAGCGGACCTGCTGTTTCACGACCGGCTGACCGATGCGTGCAGCAGCCCCATGCTGGCGCTGTTCTGCCGCCTGCTCAACGACATCATTCGCCGCGTGATTGTCGTGCGCAACGCGCAGGAGAGCTTCGACCGCTTCGACGACGAAATCATCCACAGCCACTCGGGCCTGATGGACGCCTTCCGCGCGCGCGATGCCGACCGTGCGCGCGCGCTCATGCACGAGCATATGGAGCACGCCGAAGCCCTCGCCCTTGAGGCCGAATCACGCGTCGACCGGGGAAGCCTGCTGATGCACCCGAGCGACTAA
- a CDS encoding DUF6817 domain-containing protein — MTASKKMNREITDAATLRDALSELGADDIDHHGRALSAHLLGTYALLGAWGNPHFVALAGAFHSIYGTEEFAAKAQPLSRRGTIAGLIGTEAENLAYSFCIADRRALYNVPIEGPFHIVAPEHGHRVAISRGTYAALLEIEVANIVEQAANQKGVSQAVVQFWLRAFESRRPFLSSGAVAAYRVVLADYEVRGV, encoded by the coding sequence ATGACGGCAAGCAAAAAAATGAACCGTGAGATCACCGACGCAGCCACGCTGCGGGACGCGCTATCAGAGTTGGGAGCGGATGACATCGATCACCATGGTCGCGCGCTGTCCGCGCATCTGCTCGGAACCTATGCGCTTCTTGGCGCCTGGGGCAATCCCCACTTCGTCGCGTTAGCTGGGGCGTTCCACAGCATCTATGGCACGGAAGAGTTCGCGGCCAAGGCACAGCCGCTTTCGCGCCGCGGGACGATTGCTGGCCTGATAGGGACCGAGGCGGAGAACCTTGCCTACTCCTTCTGCATCGCCGACCGGAGAGCGCTATACAACGTGCCGATCGAGGGCCCATTTCACATTGTTGCGCCAGAGCATGGGCATCGGGTTGCCATCAGCAGAGGCACCTATGCAGCGCTGTTGGAAATCGAGGTGGCCAATATTGTCGAGCAAGCCGCAAACCAGAAGGGCGTTTCTCAAGCCGTGGTTCAATTCTGGCTGCGCGCATTTGAGTCACGGCGGCCGTTTCTTTCGAGTGGCGCCGTTGCGGCTTATCGGGTGGTACTAGCTGATTACGAGGTTCGTGGGGTGTAG
- a CDS encoding GNAT family N-acetyltransferase, translating into MLCRADNSRHPGLLVSRQHEFHESAFEQKIEALSTKGSYLVAEVNGEPVGHALLEPLGLESVAHVFTLTIVVHPGHLGLGIGTALMAALLAWADRTLAVEKIELRVRETNRRARILYARFGFVQEGRFEKRIRLPDGSYLADISMARFPQPE; encoded by the coding sequence TTGCTCTGCCGAGCGGACAACAGCCGCCACCCCGGCCTGCTTGTATCGCGGCAACATGAGTTCCATGAATCCGCATTCGAGCAAAAGATCGAAGCCCTATCGACAAAGGGCTCCTATCTCGTAGCCGAGGTCAACGGGGAGCCGGTTGGCCACGCGCTGCTGGAGCCGTTGGGACTGGAATCCGTTGCGCACGTCTTCACGCTGACGATCGTCGTCCATCCCGGGCACCTTGGCCTTGGGATCGGAACCGCGCTGATGGCGGCACTGCTGGCATGGGCGGATCGCACACTGGCCGTCGAAAAGATAGAACTGCGCGTGCGCGAGACCAATAGGCGGGCTCGCATTCTCTATGCGCGTTTTGGCTTTGTTCAGGAGGGACGTTTCGAGAAGCGGATACGTCTGCCCGATGGGTCATATCTGGCCGATATCTCCATGGCCAGATTTCCTCAGCCTGAATAG
- a CDS encoding DUF6622 family protein: MLTGILHHTPLRVWALLAGLIALGLSQTVPRRMTPARATAVPIAMALVSLGGVISAFSRQPLALLGWGVGVAAAMTLANAIGSWNGIRWLEADRRLMVPGSWVPPGLILCLFITRFAVNVAMVVNAGLLWHGGVAMLIGFIYGAVSGIFLSRSLVTWRLTRQAMPNSVPG, from the coding sequence ATGCTCACCGGAATCCTCCACCACACGCCCCTCCGGGTCTGGGCCTTGCTCGCGGGCCTGATCGCGCTCGGCCTCTCGCAAACCGTCCCCAGGCGGATGACGCCGGCCCGCGCCACGGCAGTGCCCATCGCCATGGCACTGGTCTCGCTGGGCGGTGTCATCTCGGCCTTCTCGCGGCAGCCGCTCGCGCTGCTTGGATGGGGAGTCGGCGTGGCTGCCGCCATGACGCTGGCCAATGCCATCGGCTCGTGGAACGGCATTCGCTGGCTGGAGGCGGATCGCCGCCTGATGGTGCCCGGCAGCTGGGTGCCGCCGGGGTTGATCCTCTGCCTGTTCATCACCCGCTTTGCCGTGAACGTTGCCATGGTGGTGAACGCCGGCTTGCTGTGGCATGGTGGCGTAGCGATGCTGATCGGCTTTATCTACGGTGCCGTTAGCGGTATCTTTCTGTCACGCAGCCTGGTCACCTGGAGGCTGACCCGGCAGGCTATGCCCAACAGCGTGCCGGGCTGA